From the Neoarius graeffei isolate fNeoGra1 chromosome 1, fNeoGra1.pri, whole genome shotgun sequence genome, one window contains:
- the adcyap1b gene encoding adenylate cyclase activating polypeptide 1b isoform X2 codes for MAKSSRATLALLIYGILMRYSAQCTPIGMGFPNMRLENDVFGDEGNSLSELSYEPDTVSARSAPALPEDAYTLYYPSEKSEEEEDEEDSEPLSKRHSDGIFTDSYSRYRKQMAVKKYLAAVLGRRYRQRFRNKGRRFAYL; via the exons ATGGCCAAATCTAGTAGAGCTACTTTGGCTCTGCTCATCTACGGGATCTTAATGCGCTACAGCGCCCAATGCACACCCATCGGAATGGGCTTCCCCAACATGAG GCTAGAAAACGACGTGTTCGGGGATGAAGGAAACTCGTTAAGTGAGCTCTCCTACGAGCCGGACACGGTGAGCGCGCGCAGTGCTCCAGCCCTCCCGGAGGACGCATACACACTGTACTACCCATCCGAGAAAAG tgaggaagaggaggatgaaGAAGACTCGGAGCCCCTGTCCAAGCGCCACTCGGACGGCATTTTCACGGACAGCTACAGCCGCTACCGGAAACAAATGGCCGTAAAAAAATACCTTGCAGCAGTGCTGGGAAGAAGGTACAGACAGAGGTTTAGAAACAAAGGACGCCGCTTTGCTTATTTGTAg
- the adcyap1b gene encoding adenylate cyclase activating polypeptide 1b isoform X1, whose product MAKSSRATLALLIYGILMRYSAQCTPIGMGFPNMRLENDVFGDEGNSLSELSYEPDTVSARSAPALPEDAYTLYYPSEKRAETHADGLLDRALRDILIQLSARKYLHSLTAVRVGEEEEDEEDSEPLSKRHSDGIFTDSYSRYRKQMAVKKYLAAVLGRRYRQRFRNKGRRFAYL is encoded by the exons ATGGCCAAATCTAGTAGAGCTACTTTGGCTCTGCTCATCTACGGGATCTTAATGCGCTACAGCGCCCAATGCACACCCATCGGAATGGGCTTCCCCAACATGAG GCTAGAAAACGACGTGTTCGGGGATGAAGGAAACTCGTTAAGTGAGCTCTCCTACGAGCCGGACACGGTGAGCGCGCGCAGTGCTCCAGCCCTCCCGGAGGACGCATACACACTGTACTACCCATCCGAGAAAAG AGCCGAAACGCATGCAGACGGATTGTTAGATAGAGCCTTGAGGGACATCCTGATTCAGTTATCAGCCCGAAAATATCTGCATTCTCTGACGGCAGTTCGTGTAGG tgaggaagaggaggatgaaGAAGACTCGGAGCCCCTGTCCAAGCGCCACTCGGACGGCATTTTCACGGACAGCTACAGCCGCTACCGGAAACAAATGGCCGTAAAAAAATACCTTGCAGCAGTGCTGGGAAGAAGGTACAGACAGAGGTTTAGAAACAAAGGACGCCGCTTTGCTTATTTGTAg